One genomic region from Microcella humidisoli encodes:
- the glmS gene encoding glutamine--fructose-6-phosphate transaminase (isomerizing), with protein sequence MCGIVGYVGTRGSVEVLLGGLKRLEYRGYDSAGVAVVGDDGALATRKRAGKLGMLTDDLAAVPIADGQTGIGHTRWATHGGPTDGNAHPHLGDGGRLALIHNGIIENFFELKTELLERGHAFTSETDTEVAALLVGDAYRESGDLTTAMLATVQRLEGAFTLVAVHADQPHVVVGARRNSPLVVGLGDGENFLGSDVAAFVEYTHRAMEIGQDQVVTIRPDRVEVVDFGGAPVTPSTFEVDWDASAAEKGGWSSFMAKEISEEPEAVAKTILGRVHDGLVDLPELAALGDDVLTGLDRVLIIACGTAYYAGLVGKYAIEQWARVPVDVELAHEFRYREPVLSPRTLVVSISQSGETMDTLMAVKYAREQGARTLSICNTQGATIPRESDAVVYTHAGPEVAVASTKAFVAQITAIYLLGLQLGQVRGALEPERARGLVAELQAVPEKLAAVLNSGERIREMAKWMADTQSVLFLGRHVGYPVALEGALKLKELAYIHAEGFAAGELKHGPIALIEPGQVVFVIVPSPRDPSSLHAKVVSNIQEIRARGARVIAIAEAGDVAVLPHADEVIRIPLASPFFEPLLAVVPLHIFGMELAAAKGLDVDQPRNLAKSVTVE encoded by the coding sequence ATGTGCGGAATCGTGGGCTACGTCGGAACCCGGGGCAGCGTCGAGGTGCTGCTGGGCGGGCTCAAGCGGCTCGAGTACCGGGGTTACGATTCCGCCGGCGTCGCCGTCGTGGGCGATGACGGCGCCCTCGCGACGCGCAAGCGCGCGGGCAAGCTCGGCATGCTCACCGATGACCTCGCGGCTGTTCCGATCGCCGACGGCCAGACCGGCATCGGCCACACGCGCTGGGCCACGCACGGCGGGCCGACCGACGGCAACGCCCACCCGCACCTGGGCGATGGCGGGCGCCTCGCCCTCATTCACAACGGCATCATCGAGAACTTCTTCGAGCTCAAGACTGAGCTGCTCGAGCGCGGGCACGCGTTCACCTCCGAGACCGACACCGAGGTCGCGGCTCTTCTTGTCGGCGACGCCTACCGCGAGTCGGGCGACCTGACGACGGCGATGCTCGCGACCGTGCAGCGGCTCGAGGGCGCCTTCACGCTCGTCGCCGTGCACGCCGATCAGCCGCACGTCGTCGTCGGCGCTCGCCGCAACTCGCCGCTCGTGGTGGGGCTGGGCGACGGCGAGAACTTCCTCGGCTCCGATGTCGCGGCCTTCGTCGAATACACGCACCGCGCGATGGAGATCGGGCAGGACCAGGTCGTCACGATCCGCCCCGACCGCGTCGAGGTCGTCGACTTCGGCGGCGCGCCCGTGACGCCCTCGACCTTCGAGGTCGACTGGGACGCTTCGGCGGCCGAGAAGGGCGGCTGGTCGAGTTTCATGGCGAAGGAGATCAGCGAAGAGCCGGAGGCCGTCGCGAAGACGATCCTCGGCCGCGTGCACGACGGACTCGTCGATCTGCCCGAGCTCGCCGCACTCGGCGACGACGTGCTGACCGGGCTCGACCGCGTGCTCATCATCGCGTGCGGCACGGCGTACTACGCGGGCCTCGTCGGCAAGTACGCGATCGAGCAGTGGGCCCGCGTGCCCGTCGACGTCGAGCTCGCGCACGAGTTCCGCTACCGCGAGCCCGTGCTCTCGCCCCGCACGCTCGTCGTCTCGATCAGCCAGTCGGGCGAGACGATGGACACCCTGATGGCCGTGAAGTACGCGCGCGAGCAGGGCGCCCGCACGCTCTCGATCTGCAACACGCAGGGCGCGACGATCCCGCGCGAGTCCGACGCCGTCGTCTACACCCACGCGGGCCCCGAGGTCGCGGTCGCGTCGACCAAGGCATTCGTCGCCCAGATCACGGCGATCTACCTGCTCGGGCTGCAGCTCGGGCAGGTGCGGGGGGCGCTCGAGCCCGAGCGGGCGCGCGGCCTCGTCGCCGAGCTGCAGGCGGTGCCCGAGAAGCTCGCGGCCGTGCTCAACTCGGGGGAGCGCATCCGGGAGATGGCGAAGTGGATGGCCGACACGCAGTCGGTGCTGTTCCTCGGCCGGCACGTCGGCTACCCCGTCGCCCTCGAGGGGGCCCTCAAGCTCAAGGAGCTCGCCTACATCCACGCGGAGGGTTTCGCGGCAGGTGAGCTCAAGCACGGGCCGATCGCCTTGATCGAGCCCGGGCAGGTCGTCTTCGTGATCGTGCCGAGCCCGCGTGACCCGAGCTCGCTGCACGCGAAGGTCGTCTCGAACATCCAAGAGATCAGGGCCCGCGGGGCGCGCGTCATCGCCATCGCCGAAGCGGGCGACGTCGCTGTGCTGCCGCACGCCGACGAGGTCATCCGCATCCCGCTCGCCTCGCCCTTCTTCGAACCGCTGCTCGCCGTCGTGCCCCTGCACATCTTCGGCATGGAGCTCGCGGCGGCGAAGGGCCTCGACGTCGACCAGCCGCGCAACCTCGCCAAGTCGGTCACGGTCGAGTAG
- a CDS encoding holo-ACP synthase — MGRIVGIGVDVVDLARFERALSRTPRLRERLFAENERDLPLRSLAGRFAAKEALMKALGATDGVGWHDMRVVPDAEGNPDLVVSGRAAEIVAERGIGSLHLSMSHDAGVAIAFVVAES, encoded by the coding sequence ATGGGCCGGATCGTCGGGATCGGAGTCGACGTCGTCGACCTGGCGCGCTTCGAGCGGGCCCTCAGCCGCACCCCGCGCCTGCGCGAGCGGCTCTTCGCCGAGAACGAGCGCGACCTGCCCCTGCGCTCGCTCGCGGGGCGCTTCGCCGCGAAGGAGGCGCTCATGAAGGCGCTCGGGGCGACCGACGGTGTCGGCTGGCACGACATGCGCGTGGTACCCGACGCTGAGGGCAACCCCGATCTCGTCGTGAGCGGGCGTGCGGCCGAGATCGTGGCCGAGCGCGGCATCGGCTCGCTGCACCTCTCGATGTCACACGACGCGGGCGTCGCGATCGCCTTCGTGGTGGCCGAGTCATGA
- the alr gene encoding alanine racemase, with the protein MTRPLREARISAEAIGANTATLRRLVPTTHAMAIVKADGYGHGAVTAARAALEAGVDHLGVADLDEAFELRAAGIDAPVLAWLHDPEADFAAAAEAGIALGISSGPQLARAAASGHRATVHIKVDTGLSRNGVIEAEWGPLVEQLAAHVAAGEVALGGVFSHLSNTSPDDDRGQVVAFERFLDAVRSVGLDPGIRHLAASAAALDHPAARYDMVRLGIGLYGIAPERHLRGTLPLVPAMQLSARVVGLKRVPAGSGVSYGFLHRTTVPTTLALVPLGYADGVPRAAVDAPVRIGDGVHRVVGRIAMDQVVVDVGDAPVEIGDRAVLWGDPAEGDPGVDEWADAAGTIAYELVTRLGRRVHRTGA; encoded by the coding sequence ATGACGCGGCCGTTGCGCGAGGCGCGCATCTCGGCTGAAGCGATCGGCGCGAACACCGCCACCCTGCGACGCCTCGTGCCGACGACCCACGCCATGGCGATCGTCAAGGCCGACGGCTACGGCCACGGCGCGGTGACGGCCGCGCGCGCCGCCCTCGAGGCCGGGGTCGACCACCTCGGCGTCGCCGACCTCGACGAGGCCTTCGAGCTGCGTGCCGCGGGCATCGATGCGCCCGTGCTCGCGTGGTTGCACGACCCCGAGGCCGACTTCGCCGCCGCCGCGGAGGCCGGCATCGCGCTCGGCATCAGCTCGGGCCCCCAGCTCGCACGCGCGGCGGCGAGCGGCCACCGCGCGACCGTGCACATCAAGGTCGACACGGGGCTCTCGCGCAACGGCGTGATCGAGGCCGAGTGGGGTCCGCTCGTCGAGCAGCTCGCCGCCCACGTCGCGGCGGGCGAGGTCGCGCTCGGTGGCGTGTTCAGCCACCTCTCGAACACTTCGCCCGACGACGACCGCGGGCAGGTGGTCGCCTTCGAGCGGTTCCTGGATGCGGTGCGCAGCGTCGGCCTCGACCCGGGCATCCGGCATCTCGCCGCCTCGGCCGCGGCGCTCGACCATCCGGCGGCCCGCTACGACATGGTGCGGCTCGGCATCGGGCTCTACGGCATCGCCCCGGAGCGCCACCTGCGTGGCACGCTGCCGCTCGTGCCGGCGATGCAGCTGAGCGCGCGTGTCGTCGGCCTCAAGCGCGTGCCCGCGGGCAGCGGGGTCTCGTACGGCTTCCTGCATCGCACAACCGTGCCGACGACGCTCGCGCTCGTGCCGCTCGGCTACGCCGACGGTGTTCCGCGCGCGGCGGTCGACGCCCCCGTGCGGATCGGCGACGGCGTGCACCGCGTCGTCGGCCGCATCGCGATGGACCAGGTCGTGGTCGACGTCGGCGACGCCCCCGTCGAGATCGGCGACCGCGCCGTGCTGTGGGGCGATCCGGCCGAGGGCGACCCGGGCGTCGATGAGTGGGCCGACGCCGCCGGCACGATCGCCTACGAGCTCGTCACGCGGCTCGGCCGGCGTGTGCACCGAACGGGGGCATGA
- the tsaE gene encoding tRNA (adenosine(37)-N6)-threonylcarbamoyltransferase complex ATPase subunit type 1 TsaE gives MSVSLTIADPDAMERLGALLAEQLGAGDVLLLTGELGAGKTTLTRGLGAALGVRGAVTSPTFVLARTHPRPDAPPLVHVDAYRLRDAAELDDLDLDFAGSIVVVEWGAGLLEHLVDEWLAVTIERPSGAGEGTAATTDDDSAPDPDAAPIEPRTVTITGVGARWADLGWLHAARD, from the coding sequence ATGTCGGTCTCGCTGACGATCGCCGACCCCGACGCGATGGAGCGCTTGGGCGCCCTGCTCGCCGAGCAGCTCGGGGCGGGCGACGTGCTGCTGCTCACGGGAGAGCTCGGTGCGGGCAAGACGACGCTCACGCGCGGCCTCGGTGCCGCGCTCGGCGTGCGGGGTGCCGTGACGAGCCCCACGTTCGTGCTCGCGCGCACGCATCCGCGCCCGGATGCACCGCCGCTCGTGCACGTCGACGCCTACCGATTGCGCGACGCCGCCGAGCTCGACGACCTCGATCTCGACTTCGCGGGGTCGATCGTCGTCGTCGAGTGGGGCGCCGGGCTGCTCGAGCACCTGGTCGACGAGTGGCTCGCCGTGACGATCGAGCGGCCGTCGGGCGCGGGCGAGGGCACGGCCGCGACGACCGATGACGATTCCGCACCGGACCCCGACGCCGCGCCGATCGAACCCCGCACGGTCACGATCACGGGCGTCGGCGCGCGCTGGGCCGACCTAGGCTGGCTGCATGCTGCTCGCGATTGA
- the tsaB gene encoding tRNA (adenosine(37)-N6)-threonylcarbamoyltransferase complex dimerization subunit type 1 TsaB, with product MLLAIDTSAGTAVAVVADDGRVLAERSTPDTRRHAEIIGPFLDAVLHAEGVSAAALTGVVTGIGPGPYTGLRVGIAAARAVAFARGIPLLPVPSHDAVALALVEGGVAAGRFSVVTDARRREVAVTTYAAALPLPTVVAPAHLVARIEWMPEEGVAAHEVVEIPAAPLAHVALARLAAGLPFAAPQPLYLRAPDVTLSSPKRVS from the coding sequence ATGCTGCTCGCGATTGACACCTCCGCGGGCACCGCGGTCGCGGTCGTCGCCGACGACGGGCGCGTGCTCGCTGAGCGGTCCACCCCCGACACCCGGCGGCACGCCGAGATCATCGGCCCGTTCCTCGACGCCGTGCTGCATGCCGAGGGCGTCTCGGCCGCGGCGCTCACCGGGGTCGTCACGGGCATCGGCCCCGGGCCGTACACGGGCCTGCGCGTCGGCATCGCGGCGGCGCGCGCGGTCGCGTTCGCGCGCGGCATCCCGCTGCTGCCGGTGCCGAGCCACGATGCCGTCGCCCTCGCGCTCGTCGAGGGCGGCGTGGCCGCGGGGCGCTTCTCGGTGGTGACGGATGCCCGCCGCCGCGAGGTCGCCGTCACGACCTACGCGGCCGCCCTGCCCCTGCCGACGGTCGTGGCGCCCGCGCACCTCGTCGCCCGCATCGAGTGGATGCCAGAGGAGGGGGTCGCCGCCCACGAGGTCGTCGAGATCCCCGCTGCCCCGCTCGCGCACGTCGCCCTCGCGCGGCTCGCCGCGGGGCTGCCGTTCGCGGCACCCCAGCCGCTCTACCTGCGCGCGCCCGACGTGACGCTCTCGAGCCCGAAGCGGGTGAGCTGA
- the rimI gene encoding ribosomal protein S18-alanine N-acetyltransferase → MQADQVQLRDADLDDLDAIMALEIATFPSDAWSREMMAAELAAPHTRYLVALVGEAIVGYAGLSAPVGATQADIQTIAVDGQHRRLGIGALLVARLLDEARVRRVDDVLLEVRADNPGAQRLYERHGFAPIAVRPRYYQPDDVDAIVMRWEAGS, encoded by the coding sequence ATGCAGGCCGATCAGGTGCAGCTGCGCGACGCCGACCTCGACGATCTCGACGCGATCATGGCGCTCGAGATCGCGACCTTCCCCTCCGACGCCTGGAGCCGCGAGATGATGGCCGCTGAGCTCGCCGCCCCGCACACGCGCTATCTCGTGGCGCTGGTCGGCGAGGCGATCGTCGGCTACGCGGGGCTCAGCGCCCCGGTCGGCGCGACGCAGGCCGACATTCAGACCATCGCCGTCGACGGGCAGCACCGGCGGCTCGGCATCGGAGCGCTGCTCGTGGCCCGCCTGCTCGACGAGGCGCGCGTGCGTCGCGTCGACGACGTGCTGCTCGAGGTGCGCGCCGACAACCCGGGCGCCCAGCGACTGTACGAACGGCACGGCTTCGCACCGATCGCCGTGCGGCCCCGCTACTACCAACCCGACGACGTCGACGCGATCGTCATGCGCTGGGAGGCGGGATCGTGA